A single genomic interval of Agarivorans aestuarii harbors:
- the uraH gene encoding hydroxyisourate hydrolase, translating into MSTLSCHVLDTTCGQPAAGIAVEIYRFGESQSLAKGLTDQDGRYKFEQLDLPSDCYCLRFITEEYCLAHFQQCFFPLADVVFISDEQQAHYHIPLLLSTFSYSTYRGS; encoded by the coding sequence TTGAGCACCTTAAGCTGTCATGTACTAGATACAACTTGTGGCCAGCCCGCAGCAGGTATTGCGGTAGAAATTTATCGCTTTGGCGAAAGCCAAAGCTTAGCCAAAGGCTTAACCGATCAAGACGGGCGTTATAAGTTTGAACAATTAGACTTACCCAGCGATTGCTACTGCCTACGCTTCATTACCGAAGAATACTGCCTAGCGCACTTCCAGCAATGCTTTTTTCCTTTAGCGGATGTCGTGTTTATTAGTGATGAGCAACAAGCCCATTACCACATCCCGCTGCTGTTAAGCACCTTTAGCTATTCCACTTATCGAGGCAGCTAA
- the uraD gene encoding 2-oxo-4-hydroxy-4-carboxy-5-ureidoimidazoline decarboxylase, whose amino-acid sequence MNDDEKHLKQLNNLPHSQFVSEMASICSSKTWQTTMATLRPFQSVEQFMSMAKQAFSQLTENDWLEAFAGHPMIGDLTSLQKKYNQAKHLSEAEQAQVNHAQQATLSALLELNQRYLNRYGFIFIVFASGKSAEEMLHILEQRYGNSREQELHNAAEQQQSISLRRMENLF is encoded by the coding sequence ATGAATGACGACGAAAAACATCTTAAGCAGCTAAACAATCTGCCGCACAGTCAATTCGTCAGCGAAATGGCCAGTATTTGCAGTAGCAAAACATGGCAAACCACCATGGCAACATTGCGCCCCTTTCAGTCGGTTGAGCAGTTTATGTCTATGGCGAAACAAGCCTTTAGCCAGCTAACAGAGAACGATTGGCTGGAGGCTTTTGCGGGTCATCCAATGATTGGTGATTTAACCAGCCTTCAAAAAAAATACAACCAAGCCAAGCATTTAAGCGAAGCAGAGCAAGCACAAGTCAACCATGCTCAGCAAGCCACTCTTAGTGCTTTACTCGAACTTAATCAGCGTTATTTAAACCGTTATGGCTTCATTTTCATCGTATTTGCTAGCGGTAAATCCGCCGAGGAAATGCTGCACATATTGGAGCAACGCTACGGAAATAGTCGCGAGCAAGAATTACACAATGCTGCCGAACAACAACAAAGCATTAGCCTGCGTAGAATGGAGAACTTATTTTGA
- the xdhC gene encoding xanthine dehydrogenase accessory protein XdhC: MSDWQSRFLPNNWLDACSYLKQQQQPFCIATIVAEAGSVPRATGAKMVISQQQQFDTLGGGNLEFSVIKHAREQLEKGAKFNHIERFSLAADLAQCCGGAVQVLFEYFLVDQPLITIYGAGHVSHCLCEILAKLPVQVQVIDNRQQWLDSISQFGVNTHYHAQPENSVAELKANSYVVILSQDHSLDFALSLAALRRGDLAFVGVIGSQTKAQRFKYRLAEQLEDPARCDQLTCPIGLADVSGKLPMQVAVSISAQLITLLEKHAKTSDRDQQKQQWESSNTLRKQLAGEQLNE, translated from the coding sequence ATGAGTGATTGGCAATCTCGCTTTCTACCTAATAACTGGTTGGATGCCTGCAGCTATCTTAAGCAGCAACAGCAGCCATTTTGTATTGCGACCATTGTGGCCGAAGCGGGTTCTGTACCGCGAGCAACAGGCGCTAAAATGGTGATCAGTCAGCAACAGCAATTCGATACCTTAGGTGGTGGAAATTTAGAGTTTTCGGTGATCAAGCATGCCCGCGAGCAACTGGAAAAGGGAGCAAAGTTTAATCACATTGAACGCTTTTCCTTAGCTGCGGATCTAGCCCAATGTTGTGGGGGCGCAGTACAAGTATTGTTCGAATACTTCTTGGTTGATCAGCCACTTATCACCATTTATGGGGCGGGACATGTAAGCCATTGTTTATGTGAAATACTGGCAAAACTGCCGGTACAAGTGCAAGTCATTGATAATCGCCAGCAATGGCTAGATTCAATTAGCCAATTTGGTGTAAACACCCACTATCACGCGCAGCCAGAAAATAGCGTAGCAGAGCTAAAAGCCAACTCTTATGTTGTCATTCTAAGCCAAGACCATAGCTTAGATTTCGCGCTTAGTTTAGCTGCGCTGCGCCGAGGAGATTTAGCCTTTGTAGGCGTGATTGGCTCTCAAACTAAAGCCCAACGATTTAAGTATCGCTTAGCCGAACAACTTGAAGATCCGGCACGCTGTGATCAACTCACCTGCCCTATTGGCCTAGCCGATGTAAGTGGGAAATTACCTATGCAAGTCGCGGTATCGATTAGCGCTCAGCTGATCACGCTGCTAGAAAAACACGCTAAAACCAGTGACAGGGACCAGCAAAAACAACAATGGGAATCTAGCAATACTCTGCGAAAACAACTTGCGGGAGAACAGCTCAATGAATGA
- the xdhB gene encoding xanthine dehydrogenase molybdopterin binding subunit → MRKLTTQHLEQTAPSQIVGKSIPHESAAKQVAGEAQFIDDYNLPSGCLHAAVITSQVAKGKVLAQQLDSLQQHPDVVAVIRCQDIPGHLDIGPIFIGDPLLSENEISYFQQPVALVLAHSHQLAWQIADQANQELVQYQSADTLALSKQDISDLSQPNATVRPSHCMGKQIADAVLDRSELQLSGEQHIGGQEHFYLEGQVSLAQPTEDGGIMLYTSSQHPSEVQKLVAEVLGIAFHQVTVDMRRMGGGFGGKETQAAQWACLASLAAWHCNKPVKIRLPRSIDMALTGKRHPFYNRYQLGLSAEGIIESAKLEVNGLCGHSPDLSDAIVDRAMFHSDNAYSLGEAEVVGNRLKTDTVSHTAFRGFGGPQGMMLIEQAMQDIAIATGQDALDVRYKNLYRDGYATTHYGMPVEQHQDQLNLIKQLEVNADYRARRQQINQWNNSNSLIKKGLALSPVKFGISFTAKHLNQAGALLHVYTDGSVQLNHGGTEMGQGLHTKVQQIVAQTLGIPFSYVLITSTRTDKVPNTSPTAASSGSDLNGMAAHNAAKEIKQRLLEFAQQHYQLKAEQITINQGQVRLAEQTISWAELVQQAYMQRVSLSATGFYKTPKIWYDREQAQGRPFFYFALGASVSEVSIDTLTGEMSVDRVDILHDVGTSLNPAIDIGQIEGAFIQGLGWLTNEELVWDKKGKLLSNSPANYKIPTIGDYPEQMNITLFDQANPEHSIYRSKAVGEPPFMLAISAWCAIYDAVTSISQHKLPAQLDSPATSERILMACQKQYEFMETQDE, encoded by the coding sequence ATGCGTAAATTAACGACTCAGCACCTCGAGCAAACTGCGCCAAGCCAAATAGTGGGTAAATCGATTCCCCATGAGAGTGCAGCCAAACAAGTCGCTGGCGAAGCGCAGTTCATCGACGACTATAACCTGCCAAGTGGTTGCTTGCATGCTGCAGTCATCACTAGCCAAGTAGCCAAAGGTAAAGTACTTGCTCAGCAATTAGATTCGCTGCAACAACATCCCGATGTAGTTGCGGTAATTCGCTGCCAGGATATCCCCGGACACCTAGATATTGGCCCGATATTTATAGGCGACCCGCTGTTAAGCGAGAACGAGATTAGCTACTTTCAGCAGCCTGTAGCCCTAGTTCTTGCCCATAGCCACCAGCTCGCATGGCAAATTGCCGACCAAGCTAATCAAGAGCTAGTGCAATACCAAAGCGCCGATACGCTAGCGCTAAGTAAGCAAGATATTAGCGATTTAAGCCAGCCCAATGCAACGGTGCGCCCAAGCCATTGCATGGGTAAGCAAATAGCCGATGCCGTGCTAGATCGAAGTGAACTGCAACTAAGTGGTGAACAACATATTGGCGGGCAAGAACACTTTTATTTAGAAGGACAAGTAAGCCTCGCCCAGCCAACCGAAGATGGCGGCATTATGCTTTACACCTCTTCACAGCACCCTAGCGAAGTACAAAAGCTAGTAGCTGAAGTATTAGGCATTGCGTTTCACCAAGTTACCGTAGACATGCGCCGCATGGGAGGCGGCTTTGGCGGTAAAGAAACCCAAGCCGCTCAATGGGCGTGCTTAGCCAGCCTTGCAGCCTGGCATTGCAATAAACCTGTGAAAATACGTCTACCACGCAGTATAGATATGGCCTTAACCGGCAAGCGCCATCCTTTTTACAACCGATACCAACTAGGGTTAAGCGCCGAGGGAATCATTGAAAGTGCCAAGTTAGAAGTGAACGGCTTGTGTGGCCACTCGCCTGATTTATCCGACGCGATTGTGGATAGAGCGATGTTTCATAGCGACAACGCCTACAGCTTAGGTGAAGCCGAAGTCGTAGGTAATCGATTAAAAACCGATACCGTTTCACATACTGCCTTCCGCGGCTTTGGTGGTCCGCAAGGCATGATGTTAATTGAACAGGCGATGCAAGACATCGCAATTGCTACCGGCCAAGATGCCTTAGATGTGCGTTACAAAAACCTCTATCGCGATGGATATGCCACCACCCACTACGGCATGCCAGTAGAGCAACATCAAGACCAGCTTAACTTAATAAAACAATTAGAAGTGAACGCAGACTACCGCGCGCGCCGTCAGCAAATAAATCAATGGAACAACTCTAATTCGCTAATCAAAAAAGGCCTTGCCTTAAGCCCTGTAAAATTTGGTATTTCATTTACCGCCAAACACCTTAACCAAGCAGGCGCGCTGCTGCATGTGTATACCGACGGCAGTGTTCAGCTAAACCATGGCGGCACCGAAATGGGTCAAGGCCTGCATACCAAGGTTCAGCAGATTGTGGCGCAAACTTTGGGCATTCCATTTAGCTATGTGCTTATTACGTCTACCCGCACCGACAAAGTGCCTAATACCTCGCCCACGGCGGCTTCTTCAGGCAGTGATTTAAACGGAATGGCTGCGCATAATGCGGCGAAAGAAATCAAACAACGTCTGCTTGAATTTGCCCAGCAACATTACCAGCTTAAAGCAGAGCAAATCACCATAAACCAAGGCCAAGTTAGACTCGCCGAGCAAACTATTAGCTGGGCGGAGTTAGTGCAACAAGCTTACATGCAGCGAGTATCACTCTCAGCGACTGGCTTTTACAAAACACCTAAAATTTGGTACGACCGCGAACAAGCTCAGGGGCGGCCATTTTTCTACTTTGCATTGGGTGCCTCCGTAAGCGAAGTGAGCATTGATACGCTAACTGGGGAAATGAGCGTAGACCGCGTAGACATTCTGCATGATGTAGGCACCAGCCTTAATCCGGCCATCGACATTGGCCAAATAGAAGGCGCCTTTATTCAAGGCCTAGGCTGGCTTACTAACGAAGAACTGGTATGGGACAAAAAAGGAAAGTTACTAAGTAATAGCCCGGCAAACTACAAAATCCCCACCATTGGCGACTACCCCGAACAAATGAACATTACCTTGTTCGACCAAGCCAACCCTGAGCACAGCATCTACCGTTCTAAAGCAGTGGGCGAGCCCCCCTTTATGTTAGCCATTAGCGCTTGGTGTGCCATTTACGATGCAGTGACGTCAATCAGCCAACATAAGCTGCCAGCGCAGTTAGATTCTCCAGCCACCAGCGAGCGCATTTTAATGGCTTGCCAAAAGCAATATGAGTTTATGGAGACGCAAGATGAGTGA
- the xdhA gene encoding xanthine dehydrogenase small subunit, whose translation MLQLMINDQAITLSQQAADTMLLSFLRERQGLVGSKEGCASGDCGACTVVMVSQDHQQQLSYKQINSCITPLHSLHGKQIITVEYLKQGQELHPVQQAIVDKHGSQCGFCTPGFVMSLYALSRQTTKPEHPEEFLAGNLCRCTGYGPLIEAAKQVATAPAAKDHIQENESAVQYWMGQCDKLESDHYWQPTSRSELASIRAKHPHAKWIGGGTDLALEVTQQYQRIDEIIDLTALPELTGIERTNNGWRIGAAVPLDKVHAFMAQHYPTTDEIFARLGSITIRHRATLGGSLGNASPIGDIAPLLISLNGKIEVDDGATTELYAPEDYITGYRETRLKPQQWISAIHLPDLSPTLKHQIYKVSKRYEDDIATVVLAVAMECDDQGRVSHCVISAGGVAAKSVRLTELENCLLGEVFNNNKLKQLQALVPQYVKPIDDVRASAAYRVLLVQNLLKRFYLYSQQLPTRLAAHA comes from the coding sequence ATGTTACAACTTATGATTAACGACCAAGCTATCACCTTAAGCCAACAGGCGGCAGATACCATGCTGCTTAGCTTTTTACGCGAACGACAAGGTCTAGTGGGCAGTAAAGAAGGTTGCGCCAGCGGTGATTGCGGTGCATGTACAGTAGTAATGGTGAGCCAAGATCATCAACAGCAGCTAAGCTACAAGCAAATTAACAGCTGCATTACGCCACTGCATTCTTTGCACGGTAAACAAATCATTACCGTTGAGTACCTAAAGCAAGGCCAAGAGCTACATCCCGTTCAACAAGCCATAGTAGATAAACATGGCAGCCAATGCGGTTTTTGTACGCCTGGTTTTGTAATGTCTTTATATGCCTTATCTCGTCAAACAACTAAACCCGAACACCCCGAGGAATTTTTAGCTGGCAACTTGTGCCGTTGCACTGGCTATGGGCCACTTATCGAAGCGGCTAAGCAAGTAGCAACAGCTCCAGCGGCCAAGGATCATATCCAAGAAAATGAGTCCGCCGTGCAATACTGGATGGGGCAATGTGACAAGCTAGAAAGCGACCACTACTGGCAACCTACTAGTCGCAGTGAGTTAGCCAGCATTCGCGCAAAACACCCTCACGCCAAATGGATAGGCGGCGGTACCGATTTAGCATTAGAAGTTACTCAACAGTATCAACGCATTGATGAAATTATCGACTTAACCGCCCTTCCTGAGCTCACAGGCATCGAGCGCACCAACAATGGTTGGCGCATAGGGGCGGCAGTGCCTTTAGATAAAGTTCACGCATTTATGGCGCAGCACTACCCCACTACCGACGAAATCTTTGCTCGCTTGGGCAGTATTACCATTCGCCACCGCGCTACCCTTGGTGGCAGTTTAGGCAATGCCTCACCCATTGGTGACATAGCTCCATTGCTAATTAGCCTAAACGGCAAAATTGAAGTAGATGATGGCGCCACTACCGAGCTTTACGCACCAGAAGACTACATCACAGGCTACCGCGAAACGCGCTTAAAACCGCAACAATGGATTAGCGCCATTCACCTGCCAGATTTGTCTCCAACACTTAAACATCAAATCTACAAGGTGAGTAAACGTTATGAAGATGACATCGCCACCGTGGTATTGGCTGTAGCCATGGAGTGTGATGACCAAGGCAGAGTAAGCCACTGCGTTATCTCAGCAGGTGGCGTGGCGGCTAAGTCGGTGCGCTTAACTGAACTTGAAAATTGTTTGTTGGGTGAAGTCTTCAACAACAACAAACTCAAGCAGCTACAAGCCCTAGTGCCGCAGTATGTAAAACCCATTGATGACGTGCGAGCCAGCGCAGCTTACAGGGTATTGCTAGTACAGAATCTATTAAAACGCTTCTACCTCTATAGCCAACAATTACCCACGAGGTTAGCCGCCCATGCGTAA
- a CDS encoding isopenicillin N synthase family dioxygenase, giving the protein MNLALPIIDISSLDHSDSQHWQEAIQAIDSACRDKGFFYVTGHGIPAEQFAAMQDMAAKFFALSEQEKQKINIQHSANHRGWGQVSAEQLDPNGPKDCKETFDMALDLSPYHPQVARFPQLYGPNQYPNLDGFIQLLQQHYELTLQVGLKILKAMALALGQSEDFFSKHFTCPISVLRLIHYPPQQQNDNGAGAHTDYGCITLLYQDKTGGLQVQDRNQQWLDAPPVENSFVVNIGDLMQRWTNGRYKSTPHRVLSPKQQTTRFSMPFFVEPDFDTPVNTLASCLAPGEQSQYPEISAGEWILSRFADTYAYRNDQQE; this is encoded by the coding sequence ATGAATTTAGCCCTACCCATTATTGATATATCGTCATTAGATCATAGCGATAGCCAGCACTGGCAAGAAGCAATTCAAGCCATAGATTCTGCCTGTCGTGACAAGGGCTTTTTTTATGTGACCGGTCATGGCATTCCTGCTGAGCAATTTGCAGCAATGCAAGACATGGCTGCTAAATTCTTTGCACTTAGTGAACAAGAAAAACAAAAGATCAATATTCAGCACTCGGCCAACCATCGCGGTTGGGGACAAGTAAGTGCTGAACAGCTAGACCCAAACGGACCTAAAGACTGCAAAGAAACCTTTGATATGGCTTTAGACCTTAGCCCCTATCATCCACAGGTAGCCCGTTTTCCTCAGCTTTATGGGCCGAACCAGTATCCAAATCTTGACGGCTTCATCCAACTTTTGCAGCAACATTACGAACTCACCTTACAAGTTGGCCTCAAAATACTTAAGGCCATGGCTTTAGCCTTGGGCCAAAGCGAAGACTTTTTTAGCAAGCATTTTACCTGCCCGATTAGTGTGCTGCGCTTAATTCATTATCCGCCTCAGCAACAAAATGATAACGGCGCTGGCGCACACACAGACTATGGCTGCATTACCTTGTTGTATCAGGATAAAACCGGCGGACTACAGGTACAAGATCGCAATCAACAGTGGTTAGATGCGCCACCGGTGGAGAATAGTTTTGTGGTGAATATTGGCGACTTAATGCAACGTTGGACCAACGGCCGATACAAGTCGACGCCGCACAGAGTACTTAGTCCAAAACAGCAAACTACTCGCTTTTCAATGCCATTTTTTGTAGAGCCAGACTTTGATACTCCGGTGAATACTCTCGCGAGCTGTTTAGCGCCTGGAGAACAAAGTCAGTATCCCGAGATTAGTGCTGGCGAATGGATATTATCGCGCTTTGCCGATACTTACGCTTATAGAAACGATCAGCAAGAATAA
- a CDS encoding BMP family ABC transporter substrate-binding protein, whose amino-acid sequence MKLNKWISAAAFAVTTLITPASMAADEPLKVGFVYVGPVGDHGWSYEHDQGRIEMEQHFGGKVSTTFVENVPEGADAERVITQLAKSGHDVIFTTSFGFMNPTIKAAKRFPKVTFEHATGYKRSKNVSTYVLRTYEGRYVSGVAAGMTTKTNVIGYIASFPIPEVIRDINSVYLGAKSVNPDVQIKIVWVNTWYDPGKEADAANALMDQGVDIILQHTDSPAPLIAAEKRGVMGIGQASDMSQFAPTAHMFSVRDVWAPHYIRTVEEVLADSWKPEDYWGGFAEDILQIVSVNPALPGDVKTAISETEAKIKSGEFHPFTGPMKDNSGKEVIPAGKTLNDQELAGVMWYVEGIDATIPK is encoded by the coding sequence ATGAAACTAAATAAATGGATAAGTGCCGCAGCCTTTGCTGTAACCACCTTGATAACACCAGCCAGCATGGCCGCCGACGAGCCACTAAAAGTAGGCTTTGTATATGTAGGACCAGTGGGTGACCACGGTTGGAGTTATGAGCACGACCAAGGCCGGATTGAAATGGAACAGCACTTTGGCGGTAAAGTAAGTACCACCTTTGTTGAGAATGTTCCCGAGGGCGCCGATGCAGAGCGAGTGATTACCCAATTGGCTAAATCGGGTCACGACGTCATTTTCACTACATCCTTTGGTTTTATGAACCCAACTATCAAAGCCGCTAAACGTTTTCCTAAAGTTACCTTTGAACACGCTACCGGCTACAAACGCAGCAAAAACGTGTCTACTTATGTATTGCGTACCTACGAGGGCCGCTATGTGTCTGGCGTAGCCGCTGGCATGACGACCAAAACCAATGTGATTGGTTACATTGCCTCGTTCCCTATTCCGGAGGTGATCCGCGATATTAACTCGGTGTACTTAGGCGCGAAAAGCGTAAACCCTGATGTGCAAATTAAGATTGTGTGGGTAAATACGTGGTACGACCCAGGTAAAGAAGCAGACGCAGCCAACGCCTTAATGGACCAAGGTGTCGACATTATTTTGCAACACACCGACAGCCCAGCCCCACTTATTGCTGCCGAGAAGCGCGGCGTAATGGGCATTGGTCAAGCGTCAGATATGAGTCAATTTGCTCCTACTGCCCACATGTTCTCGGTTCGTGATGTATGGGCACCCCACTACATTCGCACCGTAGAAGAAGTATTAGCAGATTCGTGGAAGCCAGAAGATTACTGGGGTGGTTTTGCAGAAGACATTCTACAAATTGTTTCAGTTAACCCAGCCTTACCCGGCGACGTAAAAACCGCCATTAGCGAAACCGAAGCCAAGATTAAATCAGGTGAATTTCATCCCTTTACTGGCCCTATGAAAGATAACAGCGGCAAAGAGGTGATCCCAGCGGGTAAAACACTTAACGACCAAGAGCTAGCTGGCGTGATGTGGTACGTAGAAGGCATCGACGCAACGATTCCTAAATAA
- a CDS encoding nucleobase:cation symporter-2 family protein, with protein MNANKEKAIPKELLYHLDERPPVAEAFFAGLQHVLACFVGVITPTLIIGGVLGLGSHIPYLISMALIVSGVGTFIQAKKLGPVGAGMICVQGTSFAFLGSILAAGFIAKSQGGGPEEILSLIFGICFLGAFIEIFLSQMLVKMKKIITPLVTGIVITIIGISLIKVGMTDLAGGFKAADFGSLQNLGLGFTVLAIIIALNRSANPWLRLSSIVIGLLAGMLIALFMGKVDFSSLGSQPWVSIPVPFKYGFSFDWVAFLPVALIYFITAIESAGDITANCAISQQDIKGDSYLKRVRGGVLADGVNSLIAAVFNTFPNTTFSQNNGVIQLTGVASRYIGYYIALILVVLGLFPILGAVLQQIPKPVLGGATLVMFGTVAAAGIKIIASETLNRRKLLIMAVSFGVGLGVTMVPDLLQHAPKLVQNIFGSAVTSGGLVAILLSLLLPEQPSSVAAQLKPSTQQS; from the coding sequence ATGAACGCTAATAAGGAAAAAGCGATACCAAAAGAGCTGTTGTACCACCTAGACGAGAGGCCTCCAGTAGCAGAAGCTTTTTTCGCTGGGCTACAACATGTATTGGCATGTTTTGTTGGTGTGATAACGCCAACTTTGATTATTGGCGGCGTATTAGGCTTAGGCTCGCACATTCCCTACCTGATTAGTATGGCGCTCATTGTATCTGGCGTTGGAACCTTCATTCAGGCCAAAAAATTGGGCCCTGTTGGCGCAGGCATGATTTGTGTGCAAGGTACCAGTTTCGCTTTCTTAGGCTCTATATTGGCGGCAGGCTTTATTGCTAAAAGCCAAGGGGGCGGTCCCGAAGAAATATTGTCGCTAATATTTGGTATTTGCTTTTTAGGCGCTTTTATTGAGATTTTCTTATCGCAAATGCTGGTTAAGATGAAGAAAATTATCACGCCATTGGTGACCGGAATAGTGATTACCATCATTGGTATTTCGCTGATAAAAGTAGGCATGACCGATTTGGCGGGGGGCTTTAAAGCTGCCGATTTTGGTAGCTTACAAAACCTAGGTTTAGGTTTCACTGTGTTGGCCATTATTATTGCTTTAAACCGTTCAGCAAATCCTTGGCTGCGCCTCTCATCAATTGTTATTGGCTTGCTCGCTGGTATGTTAATCGCGCTATTTATGGGGAAAGTAGACTTTTCTTCGCTAGGCTCGCAACCTTGGGTGAGTATTCCTGTTCCGTTTAAATATGGTTTTAGTTTTGATTGGGTAGCGTTTTTACCGGTTGCTCTAATTTACTTTATTACAGCAATTGAATCGGCTGGCGATATTACCGCTAACTGCGCTATTTCACAGCAAGACATTAAAGGCGATAGCTACCTAAAACGGGTGCGTGGCGGTGTGCTAGCCGACGGTGTTAACTCCTTAATTGCCGCTGTTTTTAACACTTTTCCAAACACCACCTTTAGCCAAAATAATGGAGTTATCCAATTAACCGGCGTAGCTAGTCGGTACATCGGTTATTACATTGCGTTAATACTAGTGGTGCTGGGATTGTTCCCTATTTTGGGCGCTGTTTTACAGCAAATTCCTAAACCAGTGTTAGGCGGAGCCACCTTGGTAATGTTTGGTACAGTGGCGGCAGCGGGAATTAAAATTATTGCTAGCGAAACACTTAATCGCCGCAAACTACTTATTATGGCAGTGTCTTTTGGAGTAGGTTTAGGCGTGACAATGGTACCCGACCTATTACAACACGCGCCTAAATTGGTTCAAAACATCTTTGGGTCAGCAGTTACTTCCGGTGGTTTAGTGGCTATCTTGCTTAGTTTGTTATTACCTGAGCAGCCATCTTCTGTTGCGGCTCAACTCAAACCGAGTACGCAACAATCATAG
- a CDS encoding putative quinol monooxygenase → MSKKIYCIAMFKPKAGKQNELFKVLQALEPNTLREDGCIQYTVTRQIDNPFAQGTGYPIAFQEIWADKESFEAHCQRKEISEFFQTHCVAETGLVEDSNVCVYSDEAEDFDAPVFA, encoded by the coding sequence ATGTCTAAAAAGATCTATTGCATTGCCATGTTTAAACCTAAAGCTGGTAAGCAAAACGAGCTGTTTAAAGTATTGCAAGCGTTAGAGCCAAACACCTTGCGCGAAGATGGCTGTATTCAATACACGGTTACGCGCCAAATTGACAACCCTTTTGCTCAGGGCACTGGTTATCCCATCGCCTTTCAAGAGATTTGGGCGGATAAAGAAAGCTTTGAAGCGCACTGCCAACGTAAAGAAATTAGCGAGTTTTTTCAAACCCATTGTGTTGCAGAAACAGGCTTAGTAGAAGATTCAAATGTTTGTGTATACAGCGATGAAGCAGAAGATTTTGACGCGCCAGTATTTGCTTAG